Proteins encoded in a region of the Neodiprion lecontei isolate iyNeoLeco1 chromosome 5, iyNeoLeco1.1, whole genome shotgun sequence genome:
- the LOC107217623 gene encoding serine/threonine-protein kinase ATR-like isoform X1: MSSDSTTELSNSSNSSVATAETVWRVINNPLVAILSDLQNDTAERTIRVILGSILKGSANLTNVLVPPQAVGENYKNLERQYTEFTIWLFGTMFYISGAPFGTEVHSSSLEVQACMLRILATHYPPNFNRISSELLDVLEDIVKFEANCKPGDQMEIARFQAESGVIGYLDLVSLPLRVPEKRLYSLQIFISKIILNIGVTQWNQSRLWDVCLKMIVDSSPDVKFLALKIATQMMQRSLIGPKEKYAIIVRTIEMVKLVPSWKSLGILSAGTDAEWVEILTNFVSEMGTSPTATSLCYDVIDLTICNNFDVSSEPLRDAACAKITRYLMDNPTSCTPDEITRCSIYLKNWTGFLEIMQHLVLNDIECSMSKLKQNSLLTSETWSILGKIFADKLQRKEFHFTLEILKCSSWLDFQIAQANIDVSFYGKESESIALVFINELRAKSNVNPTLIFENINQLCRHREVKNVELHEVLLESLPHIGQSFVNIRQQIVTAAKSLDVTMKIKSLDTLCQFGNFEKRLSLIKSCVISDYVELAVAGIRNLKFAIGEGKSYSVTSVVEIMNLATASAKEELRLAIVECMGGIVCLLSGRAVMAREVDRSTEWVIKCADCDKFLAGEIQSAVCVPFEVERFLISQFKLFATLSTNQRLLMSRNFLSFSNHTKFFNSSTTARIWLPYIRDDSKKLRENVGKAIVYVIQNMIKLQEESKCTSPDLKEFETLIMQVFTEVLESVFATPNLDLHLTIIETAQKVASFREHLYRMEESLLKMFLITILHTNSNSIVISTAVTAFQEIAACHETTPKLLYHRYKRGFLDLMIEMAVRNCINHSYNLATSLHRAAKCVGYQGSRQLLHKDGNYAICTLLPWIIKFPQVRCLCSDMAELITMNEKDMFIEYFQYICPHVLINENETTGQKCLLLIESITNTSISDLMSRFFMGIFSELMLHFHTRIVDVIKHLEVLSQFDMEYEGKFDSRENVAAYLKPRLHGVLVNLDSNLSSRSDETVQKLALGSLAVLMQFMGERHLTPLRFKLLGTLRTSLSFNRPGFQELVCDAWDSFLHNIAVGDLGPLIPTIFISLATLLERRPDETSAMMEYLVIKRNREVADYIPELFFIDDLKVPEKIAAVVKQHIASTRPNNFEDNLSMWLKRTVHETHEIRYKALIYLKKFLADSRSHLNDMILSGNVVDPLIVELLDTLLNGCRDKDENVRLASGECLGELGAVEPSLLPRRIQSKDEPKFIFETNEEFACLALTYLVRAFQSQKNTQSMGCFALAIQEILKTYSISPEGTNRHCWEQFPNTVQQMIHPFLNSHYKITTIKDDNEYPHPIYGSEEGSTFNKWSYNWICSMSDSVHDSALKNLIAACRPAFRRDVKSLILFIPYVVSHIVANGNPDECNKIGDEMLAVINVIEQTSVDKNLVDRRPLRYQSESASNSTRISDEDKRIHCSQVVFSILDHLQRWLRERRSIRDEKYHSIKRFCKTFNSLALAQGCYQTQEYHRSLMYLEDHMASSNQGLAESMETGLLAKIYAQLEEPDGVSGILATQDEVPTLQQLVLAHEVSGQLQDAATCYERLAQGKNVKPKYLQGMVQCYLGLDHPFTATNITEGILNNRPELQPLIVDDEMFWRLADFSQLDDMAKNTAKKSLLDGLIAGLQPDLSSIKKRLVSMLGAASRQGTYQQSYPQIMKLHILNEFEKAAAIMLINPEQLPNIFDEWEMRGQLVRASRGVESVLSMRRATLDLAVQLQRQTTETENSILKQEIGKIWLKSAKIARKSRLYQQAYMYILSASDSCPPQELYIEQAQLYWQKGCQEEAFTTLKRCFANCFQPSAHYKQMPPDSCVEERRQCARAKLLYAKYNDETLNVDTDGNISNYKEAIEVWRVWEKSLLSCARYYESIVDRMSDEERDIKGRDLQIHMMNYYGKSLQYGCKYIHQSMPRLLTIWLDFASRLQVSNGSTKIREDALAKMTKLVEVYLERLPTFMWLTAFSQLVSRICHPCREVQNTLCSILVKLISAYPQHCLWMMASVFKSSYPVRQKRCQEIFNHPDLRVSRHTKLIQDFNRLWERLIELSNRAIPEKTAFTTVSALSKYLPRLLASSDFGQIMIPTTKFRQLHLPSKVTPIETHNPFPTQWAHIIGIEDRVMVMQSLQRPRRITLRGSDGKQYLFMCKPKDDLRRDFRLMEFNDIVNKYLQKDPESRQRRLYIRTYSVVPLNEECGLIEWVHNLVGFRPILLDFYKERGISMSARELKNVMCQLRDSLEKKRKVFLDVLLPRHPPVLGEWFRLTFPDPYGWYEARTAYIRTTAVMSMVGYILGLGDRHGENILFDSKCGDCVHVDFNCLFNRGEFFDWPERVPFRLTNNMVEAMGPLKYEGPFRRACQTTMRVLREQATTLVSVLTPFVYDPLVSWNKNQPDAAEKTNEKAVENIKNIEQRLKGLLRSQGKKADNIALNLSVEGQTNHLILEATNVDNLCQMYVGWGPYL, translated from the exons atgaGCAGCGATTCTACTACCGAATTATCAAATTCGAGTAACAG TAGCGTAGCGACTGCAGAAACAGTATGGAGAGTGATAAACAACCCTTTGGTCGCTATATTGTCGGACCTACAAAACGACACGGCGGAACGAACAATTCGTGTCATTTTGGGTTCCATTCTTAAGGGGTCTGCCAACCTGACAAATGTTTTGGTTCCCCCGCAGGCGGTAGGAgagaattacaaaaatctcGAGAGACAGTATACAG AATTTACAATTTGGCTTTTTGGAACGATGTTCTACATATCGGGTGCACCGTTTGGTACAGAAGTACACTCTAGCAGTTTGGAAGTACAAGCTTGTATGCTGCGCATATTGGCTACACATTACCCACCGAATTTTAATCGAATATCTTCAGAGCTGCTGGATGTTTTGGAAG atattgtaaaatttgaagcAAACTGTAAGCCTGGAGATCAGATGGAAATAGCCAGATTCCAGGCTGAGTCTGGTGTTATAGGTTACTTAGATCTCGTTTCCTTGCCGCTCAGGGTACCTGAAAAAAGGCTTTATTCTCtacagatttttatatcaaag ATCATTTTAAACATTGGTGTTACACAATGGAACCAGTCAAGGTTATGGGATGTGTGTCTCAAAATGATCGTTGATTCTTCACCAGATGTAAAATTCCTTGCACTAAAAATTGCGACGCAGATGATGCAAAGATCGCTAATTGGGCCAAAG GAAAAATACGCAATCATAGTTCGGACTATAGAGATGGTCAAGCTTGTTCCTAGCTGGAAAAGTCTTGGTATACTATCGGCAGGCACGGATGCAGAATGGGTGGaaattttgacgaattttGTCAGCGAGATGGGAACTTCTCCAACTGCTACCAGCCTTTGTTATGATGTCATTGATTTGACAATCTGCAATAATTTTGATG TAAGTTCTGAGCCCTTGAGAGATGCAGCGTGCGCCAAAATCACGCGTTATTTAATGGACAATCCAACCTCATGTACTCCTGACGAAATAACCAGGTGTTCTATTTATCTTAAGAATTGGACG gGTTTTCTCGAGATAATGCAACACCTAGTGTTAAATGACATTGAATGTTCGATGTCAAAGCTTAAACAGAATTCATTACTAACTAGCGAGACGTGGAGTATCTTGGGAAAGATTTTTGCTGATAAGTTACAACGTAAAGAATTCCACTTCACTTTAGAGATCCTGAAATGTTCGAGCTGGCTAGACTTCCAGATTGCGCAGGCCAATATTGATGTTTCATTTTATGGAAAAGAGTCTGAAAGCATAGCTCTAGTTTTCATAAACGAACTGCGTGCTAAATCCAATGTAAACCCAACTTTAATTTTCGAGAATATAAATCAGCTCTGCAGGCAcagagaagtaaaaaatgtaGAGTTACACGAAGTTCTCTTAGAATCCCTGCCACATATTGGACAGTCATTTGTGAACATTCGACAGCAAATTGTCACCGCTGCGAAATCCTTGGATGttacgatgaaaattaaatccTTGGATACTCTTTGCCAATtcggaaatttcgaaaaacgtcTTTCGCTCATCAAAAGCTGCGTCATTTCCGACTACGTTGAGCTGGCCGTCGCTGGTATTCG AAATCTGAAGTTTGCCATTGGGGAAGGTAAATCTTACTCTGTCACCTCTGTAGTGGAAATAATGAATCTAGCCACAGCTTCAGCTAAAGAAGAATTGCGTTTAGCCATAGTCGAATGTATGGGAGGAATAGTTTGTTTGCTTTCCGGGCGAGCAGTCATGGCTAG agAGGTTGATCGCTCGACTGAATGGGTGATAAAATGTGCCGATTGTGACAAGTTTCTTGCTGGGGAAATACAGAGTGCAGTCTGCGTCCCATTTGAAGTAGAGCGATTTTTGATATCGCAGTTTAAACTCTTCGCTACCCTATCGACGAATCAACGTTTGCTAATGTCTCGCAATTTTCTGTCTTTCTCTAATCACACTAAATTCTTCAATAGCAGTACAACAGCGAGAATATGGCTACCGTACATCAGAGACGATAGTAAAAAATTGCGTGAAAACGTGGGCAAAGCGATTGTCTACGTTATACAAAACATGATAAAACTTCAAGAGGAGTCGAAATGCACTTCCCCAGATTTGAAAGAGTTTGAAACGCTGATTATGCAGGTTTTTACGGAAGTTCTGGAAAGTGTTTTTGCAACTCCAAATCTCGATTTACATCTCACGATAATCGAAACTGCTCAGAAAGTGGCCAG TTTCAGAGAGCACCTATACCGGATGGAGGAATCTCTGCtcaaaatgtttttgataaCGATTCTTCACACCAATTCAAACTCCATAGTAATATCAACAGCGGTCACAGCTTTCCAGGAAATTGCTGCGTGCCACGAAACTACACCAAAGTTATTGTACCATCGCTACAAAAGAGGATTTCTAGAT CTAATGATCGAAATGGCGGTACGCAACTGCATCAATCACTCCTACAACTTGGCCACATCCTTGCACAGAGCTGCTAAATGCGTAGGGTATCAAGGCTCTCGTCAGCTCTTACACAAGGATGGAAACTATGCTATCTGCACTCTGCTTCCCTGGATAATCAAGTTTCCTCAAGTTAGATGCTTGTGCAGCGACATGGCTGAGCTCATAACGATGAACGAGAAGGACATGTTCATAGAGTATTTTCAGTACATCTGTCCTCACGTTTTGatcaatgaaaatgaaactaCGGGACAAAAGTGCCTTCTGTTGATAGAAAGCATCACCAACACCAGCATAAGCGATCTTATGAGCAGATTTTTCAtg GGAATATTTAGTGAACTAATGCTGCATTTTCATACCCGTATCGTCGACGTTATCAAACATCTCGAGGTGCTTTCTCAATTCGACATGGAGTATGAAGGAAAGTTCGACTCCAGAGAAAATGTC GCAGCTTATCTGAAGCCAAGACTTCATGGGGTCCTCGTCAATCTGGACAGTAATCTGAGCTCTAGGTCGGACGAAACTGTACAGAAACTAGCCCTAGGATCGTTAGCTGTTTTGATGCAGTTTATGGGAGAGAGGCACTTGACTCCGTTGCGATTCAAGCTGCTCGGCACTTTACGAACTTCGCTGAGTTTCAACAGGCCTGGATTTCAGGAACTAGTTTGCGACGCCTGGGATTCTTTCTTGCACAA TATTGCCGTAGGAGATCTGGGGCCCTTGATTCCGACGATCTTCATATCATTGGCAACGCTTCTCGAACGTCGACCTGATGAAACCAGTGCCATGATGGAGTACCTTGTGATCAAGCGGAACAGAGAAGTCGCTGATTACATACCCGAGCTGTTTTTCATCGATGATTTAAAAGTACCTGAAAAAATAGCTGCTGTTGTCAAACAACATATAGCTTCAACTCG gcCTAACAACTTTGAAGATAATTTGAGTATGTGGTTGAAGCGCACGGTGCATGAGACACACGAAATACGGTACAAAGCTCTCATATATTTGAAGAAGTTTCTCGCAGACTCTCGCAGTCATTTGAACGATATGATTCTTAGTGGGAATGTCGTTGATCCTTTAATTGTTGAA CTACTTGACACTCTGTTGAATGGGTGCAGGGACAAGGATGAAAATGTTCGATTGGCTTCAGGGGAATGTCTCGGAGAATTAGGTGCGGTAGAACCGAGTCTTTTACCCCGCAGGATCCAATCAAAAG ACGAACCCAAGTTCATCTTCGAAACTAACgaggaattcgcctgtcttGCTCTTACCTATCTCGTCCGAGCCTTTCAGTCtcaaaaaaatactcaaagcATGGGCTGCTTCGCTCTTGCTATACAG GAAATCCTCAAAACCTACAGCATATCCCCAGAAGGGACCAACCGCCACTGCTGGGAGCAGTTTCCGAATACTGTACAACAAATGATTCATCCCTTTCTGAATTCTCATTACAAGATTACTACAATCAAAGATGACAACGAATATCCGCATCCTATCTACGG ATCCGAAGAGGGTTCGACGTTCAACAAGTGGTCCTATAACTGGATATGCAGTATGTCCGACAGTGTGCACGACTCtgctttaaaaaatttaatagcaGCTTGCAGGCCTGCGTTTAGACGGGATGTAAAATCATTGATATTATTCATCCCGTATGTGGTGT CCCATATAGTGGCGAACGGAAATCCAGATGAGTGCAATAAGATTGGGGATGAGATGTTGGCTGTGATAAACGTTATCGAACAGACAAGCGTCGACAAAAATCTAGTCGACAGACGTCCCCTTCGCTATCAGTCAGAGTCTGCAAGTAATAGTACGAGAATTTCTGATGAGGATAAAAGGATTCACTGCTCTCAA GTTGTCTTCTCAATTTTGGATCACTTGCAGAGATGGCTGAGAGAGAGAAGATCAATCCGCGATGAAAAGTATCATTCCATAAAAC GCTTTTGCAAAACGTTCAATAGCCTGGCTCTGGCTCAGGGTTGTTATCAAACCCAGGAATACCATCGATCGCTGATGTACTTGGAGGATCACATGGCATCTAGTAATCAAGGCCTTGCCGAGTCAATGGAAACGGGTTTACTAGCG aaaatataCGCCCAGCTCGAAGAACCTGATGGCGTCTCAGGCATTTTGGCTACTCAGGATGAGGTTCCTACGCTTCAGCAGCTGGTACTGGCCCACGAAGTCAGTGGACAATTGCAG GATGCTGCAACATGTTACGAAAGACTTGCCCAAGGGAAAAATGTCAAACCTAAATATTTGCAAGGGATGGTACAGTGTTATCTCGGTCTTGATCACCCTTTTACAGCGACAAACATCACCGAGGGGATTCTTAACAACAG ACCCGAATTGCAGCCACTGATTGTAGATGATGAGATGTTCTGGCGTCTTGCTGATTTTTCCCAGCTGGACGATATGGCGAAAAATACGGCGAAAAAGTCTCTTCTGGACGGACTTATCGCTGGATTACAGCCCGATCTCagttcgataaaaaaaagactcGTTTCCATGTTGGGAGCAGCCTCGAGACAAGGAACATATCAACAAAGCTATCCTCAGATAATGAA GCTACATATTTTGAACGAGTTTGAAAAGGCCGCGGCCATAATGTTGATTAATCCTGAACAGCTGCCGAATATATTTGACGAATGGGAAATGCGTGGGCAGCTGGTCAGAGCTTCTAGGGGAGTCGAATCCGTCCTTAGCATGCGAAGAGCAACCCTTGACCTGGCTGTACAGTTACAAAGACAGACTACTGAAactgaaaattcaattctgaaacaagaaattggaaaaatatggTTAAAAAGTGCCAAGATCGCAAGAAA GTCAAGATTGTACCAGCAGGCCTACATGTACATACTTTCTGCCAGCGACAGTTGTCCACCTCAAGAATTGTACATAGAACAGGCTCAATTGTACTGGCAAAAGGGCTGTCAAGAAGAAGCTTTTACAACGTTAAAACGGTGTTTCGCTAACTGTTTTCAACCCTCTGCTCATTACAAACAGATGCCTCCTGATTCTTGTGTGGAGGAAAGACGGCAGTGTGCAAGG GCTAAGCTGCTCTACGCAAAATACAACGACGAAACTCTGAATGTAGATACTGACGGTAACATCAGCAACTACAAGGAGGCCATAGAGGTTTGGCGTgtttgggaaaaaagtttgctGTCTTGTGCTCGTTATTACGAAAGCATTGTTGACCGAATGTCGGATGAGGAGAGAGACATAAAGGGCAG AGACTTGCAAATCCACATGATGAACTACTATGGAAAATCACTGCAGTATGGCTGCAAGTACATTCATCAGTCCATGCCTCGACTGCTTACCATTTGGTTGGACTTTGCCTCTCGTCTGCAGGTATCAAACGGTTCGACAAAAATTCGCGAAGACGCTCTTGCGAAGATGACCAAGCTTGTTG AGGTGTATCTTGAAAGGCTTCCCACGTTCATGTGGCTCACAGCTTTCAGCCAATTGGTATCGCGCATATGCCATCCGTGTCGGGAAGTACAGAACACATTGTGCTCCATACTGGTTAAACTGATATCTGCTTATCCTCAGCATTGCTTGTGGATGATGGCCTCAGTTTTCAAG TCCTCTTACCCAGTTAGGCAGAAACGATGCCAAGAGATTTTCAATCATCCGGACCTTCGTGTCTCGCGACATACAAAATTAATTCAGGATTTCAATAGACTCTGGGAACGCCTCATTGAGTTATCCAACAGGGCGATACCGGAA AAGACTGCTTTCACCACTGTATCAGCATTATCCAAATATCTACCAAGATTGTTGGCTTCCTCGGACTTTGGACAGATCATGATACCGACAACAAAATTCAGGCAGCTTCATTTACCTTCAAAAGTAACACCGATCGAAACGCACAATCCATTTCCCAC TCAATGGGCACACATCATTGGCATCGAAGACAGAGTGATGGTGATGCAGTCCCTCCAAAGACCGCGTAGGATAACGCTGCGAGGATCGGATGGGAAGCAGTATCTATTTATGTGTAAACCGAAAGACGACTTGCGTCGAGACTTTAGACTCATGGAGTTCAATGATATCGTTAACAAGTACTTGCAAAAAGATCCAGAATCTCGTCAGAGAAGGCTGTACATTCGGACATAC AGCGTGGTACCGCTTAACGAGGAATGCGGCCTGATAGAGTGGGTTCATAATCTGGTCGGATTTCGCCCGATTCTTTTGGACTTCTACAAGGAAAGGGGAATCTCTATGTCGGCTCGAGAGCTAAAGAACGTTATGTGCC AACTCAGAGATTCTCTGGAAAAGAAGCGAAAAGTGTTTTTAGACGTTCTTTTGCCCCGACACCCTCCCGTTCTCGGAGAATGGTTTCGCCTGACTTTCCCTGACCC